The following coding sequences are from one Nicotiana tomentosiformis chromosome 3, ASM39032v3, whole genome shotgun sequence window:
- the LOC104098441 gene encoding DELLA protein GAI1-like, which translates to MKRDQTMPYEQLEDSFSGGCSSAAGCSEKGNMWEEDGGVDDELLAVLGYKVKASDMAEVAQKLEQLEKVMGSVEQDNLSFLASETVHYNPSDLSSWLESMISELNPQDPFSNSFTTQTTNQVYEDSSSFDSDLTAIPGKAVFPQIEYSTHEPQQPQSKRFKPTTTTELSSSISTRPAESTRPVVLVDSQDNGVRLVHTLMACAEAIQQEKMKLAEALLKQIGFLAVSQAGAMGKVATYFAEALARKVYRLYPSNPNDPAFTDLLQMHFYETCPYLKFAHFTANQAILEAFANKNKVHVIDFSMKQGMQWPALLQALALRPGGAPTFRLTGIGPPSQDNTDHLQQIGWKLAQLAESINVEFEFRGFVANSLADLDASMFDIREGETVAVNSMFELHQLLARPGGIEKVLSFVKDLKPEIFTIVEQEANHNGPVFMDRFTESLHYYSTLFDSLEGCGGGGELGPVSDQDKLMSEVYLGRQICNLVSCEGVDRVERHETLAQWRTRFNSAGFEPVLLGSNAFKQASMLLALFAGGGGYRVEENNGCLMLGWHTRPLIATSAWKLSS; encoded by the coding sequence gaGACCAAACGATGCCGTATGAGCAACTGGAAGATTCATTTTCAGGTGGTTGTAGCTCCGCCGCCGGTTGTTCCGAAAAAGGAAATATGTGGGAGGAAGATGGAGGAGTTGATGATGAGCTGCTTGCTGTTTTGGGTTACAAAGTGAAGGCATCAGACATGGCTGAAGTAGCTCAGAAACTTGAACAGCTTGAGAAAGTTATGGGTAGTGTTGAACAAGATAATCTTTCATTTCTTGCTTCTGAAACTGTTCATTATAACCCTTCAGATCTCTCATCTTGGCTTGAATCTATGATCTCTGAACTCAATCCGCAAGACCCTTTTTCCAATTCCTTCACAACTCAAACAACAAATCAAGTTTATGAGGATTCCTCCTCCTTCGATTCAGATCTAACAGCTATTCCAGGTAAAGCCGTTTTTCCCCAAATTGAATATTCAACTCATGAGCCGCAGCAGCCACAGAGCAAACGATTCAAACCCACTACAACAACTGAGTTATCGTCGTCAATTTCCACACGGCCGGCTGAGTCAACTCGGCCGGTGGTGCTTGTTGACTCGCAAGACAACGGCGTTCGGCTCGTCCACACATTAATGGCATGTGCAGAAGCAATTCAACAGGAGAAGATGAAATTAGCTGAAGCTCTGTTGAAGCAAATTGGATTCTTAGCTGTATCACAAGCTGGGGCAATGGGAAAAGTCGCGACGTATTTCGCTGAAGCTCTGGCAAGGAAAGTTTACAGATTGTACCCTTCAAACCCTAATGATCCTGCCTTTACCGACCTTCTACAGATGCACTTTTACGAGACTTGCCCTTACCTTAAATTCGCTCATTTCACTGCAAATCAAGCGATTCTTGAAGCTTTTGCTAACAAGAACAAAGTCCATGTGATTGATTTCAGTATGAAACAAGGTATGCAATGGCCTGCTCTGTTACAAGCCTTAGCGTTAAGGCCAGGTGGTGCACCGACTTTCAGATTAACTGGAATTGGTCCGCCATCCCAAGATAACACAGACCATTTGCAACAAATTGGTTGGAAATTAGCTCAATTGGCAGAATCAATCAATGTTGAATTCGAGTTTAGGGGATTTGTTGCCAACTCTTTAGCTGATCTTGATGCGTCCATGTTCGATATCCGTGAAGGCGAAACTGTTGCAGTGAATTCCATGTTCGAATTGCATCAGTTGCTAGCTAGGCCTGGAGGTATAGAGAAGGTGTTGTCATTTGTTAAGGACTTGAAACCTGAGATTTTCACTATCGTCGAGCAAGAAGCTAATCACAATGGACCGGTTTTCATGGACCGGTTCACGGAGTCATTGCATTATTACTCAACCCTTTTTGACTCGTTGGAGGGTTGCGGCGGCGGTGGTGAATTAGGGCCGGTGAGTGACCAAGATAAGTTGATGTCGGAGGTGTATCTAGGGCGGCAAATCTGCAATTTGGTGTCCTGTGAGGGTGTAGACCGAGTTGAGAGGCACGAGACATTGGCTCAGTGGAGAACCCGGTTTAACTCGGCCGGTTTCGAGCCGGTTCTTTTAGGTTCTAATGCATTTAAACAAGCAAGTATGTTACTAGCTTTGTTTGCTGGTGGTGGTGGATACAGAGTGGAAGAAAATAATGGTTGTTTGATGTTGGGTTGGCATACAAGGCCCCTAATTGCTACCTCTGCTTGGAAACTCAGTAGTTAA